One window of the Podospora pseudopauciseta strain CBS 411.78 chromosome 4, whole genome shotgun sequence genome contains the following:
- the SSN2 gene encoding mediator of RNA polymerase II transcription subunit 13 (EggNog:ENOG503NWJR; COG:K): MEAGDYDTNTLLINNLSAVSYRIYEPIASHAYTFNASDVHDALRNDGHLVYMDSVRHGIWCFYLSTADPAVNPESIGLFARMVVCGYTLGLVGEGHFRPVDLFKSRMSGGDPINTPSSSSSAGFAADMGLQRAQSFNMPTPTTVGNVVLADVKGYASVPIPEIHRYFMKAALESLTTYFCRQIGAIALNPRAVLLPPEALNTDDADHVSALATFRVYLTTTGTLVISLNVSLSKSLVACSRPFQGSMMPPSPILAAPFGHFGSLQGILDTDNQGTENGFVQSPDTQIGRLRSGSGERFSQWKTLVCEVLKMHGMSSSILNGCSWLNVHFSQRKPYEQRGDGKNTPLVNSGPNAPWPSVLCFRRARVEPVSDVNFDKAVPGNTGEHGDPLSMVKSWCQGLSKREEDMSQRKKEREAALLRDKAEVDGRNIQLNGHSPMNPRRPSNAGPALTAAGVMYPTPPDGVLQPGVMPLFDGTTVSPANLPPQNVVVDMEVNIQQDVSMTDGFGVGWDGQESKPEPTTAGFTDEHMYGDLDEDMFGGNELTDADFSFFDQPADKLDLDSHQVDGTGPSMDLQLTNNTAAQEPGRATQGPNSRQPGPTNAQPQFTKPELKHARSILAESRQQINAQNFNHNSAVGIKRQTSPFNPETVFKKIKASLQPVPPSRVAPKGGPPRRRSVFERVEFNPALSLDSVKYQASGPFTYQPPTLNTYLPNEGPLTTGRLLGSAKQRRNIKELSFDLLGLQKRINGAGASPAKRDEGLSDDDESSLESDDDTTSNVSARASSPAKSIVLRRRPDDDVISMAASFKDLENYATDSPGYSPNDMIRLSNSEVPELSLTRWFADPEPVPLRISVSDDDFITVAQVLTEQAAGGTLRLQPERPCSEIRDTRQGLVDAIRYSIQGLQRALPRALMGATECHFRAFAEVQDVPLLVQPVQPQSRVQMRPADLGRPTFQILPVPHIEVRRNNGQLALLPSALTFWESLGLGPAQGAKDVVAVCVFPHGEGMRDNATVFLERMRSMYELMNFGSHAKLPTTASIVDGLVSVPIDQGFVSPGMHLSRPHSIYTDHMANLALSLANVPMTEKNFVVYFAYNPENPTSIVDSCCAFQELFEHYKRCMLERKKQILNELVLQLIPLDLIASDTSMVVLPTPECMRLCIETYDRCTLFGGPMPAPAIILESALPREVPFRISPTPSPDVLHENSHMHVAYAQSTDERWVTAAWTDPRGQKQMTASYCLGRRNKPLTRHISEVISEIWETTYDLISSCKVSWKIIVTKSGVMEPQEAELWIAKSQDEHRIVTSLTLVVVDANPSLQLVPPVVRMPPAGVHAAFYTTPVSTPQPFSVLSPEQGNNNPPTPTVVSSSHNNPATPNDNTNNDGGQGGEGNGVERTVVDVWDSVYSVVVAHRLSNSLGLTEINPAWASGYLVRRNASRGEDVPGVMEVGLVWCEQVNARGVGYEGVLREVMGEFRGLGTLARARGCMTEERDLRPWHVGVVERGCRVLGLLM, from the exons ATGGAGGCTGGGGACTATGACACCAATACTCTGTTAATT AACAACCTCTCTGCCGTTTCTTATCGTATCTATGAACCCATTGCGTCCCACGCTTACACTTTTAACGCCTCCGATGTCCACGATGCGCTGCGCAACGATGGCCACCTGGTATATATGGACAGTGTCCGCCATGGAATTTGGTGCTTCTACCTCTCCACTGCCGACCCTGCCGTGAATCCGGAGTCGATTGGCCTTTttgcgaggatggtggtctGCGGCTACACGTTGGGTCTTGTGGGAGAGGGGCACTTTAGGCCCGTTGATCTGTTCAAGAGTCGCATGTCGGGCGGGGATCCCATCAACACGCCGAGCAGCTCGTCTTCGGCCGGATTTGCCGCCGATATGGGGCTGCAAAGAGCCCAGTCTTTCAACATGccgacaccaacaacggTTGGAAATGTGGTTCTGGCTGACGTCAAGGGCTATGCTTCGGTGCCTATTCCCGAGATCCACCGATACTTCATGAAAGCTGCGTTAGAGTCCCTGACGACCTATTTCTGCCGACAAATAGGTGCCATCGCCCTGAACCCCCGTGCTGTCCTGCTTCCACCCGAGGCTCTCAATACGGACGATGCCGACCATGTCTCGGCCCTGGCGACCTTTCGGGTGTATTTGACCACCACTGGAACACTTGTTATCTCGCTCAATGTTTCCCTCTCCAAGAGCCTGGTTGCATGTTCACGGCCTTTTCAAGGTAGCATGATGCCTCCCAGTCCAATTCTAGCCGCCCCATTTGGACATTTTGGATCCTTGCAGGGCATTCTTGATACGGATAACCAGGGCACTGAAAATGGGTTCGTTCAGTCCCCAGATACCCAGATTGGCCGGTTAAGGTCTGGGTCAGGGGAAAGGTTTTCTCAGTGGAAGACGTTGGTCTGCGAAGTCTTGAAAATGCATGGCATGTCATCCAGCATCTTGAATGGATGCTCGTGGTTAAATGTCCACTTTTCGCAAAGGAAACCATACGAACAGCGGGGCGACGGAAAGAATACACCGCTCGTCAACTCGGGTCCAAATGCGCCATGGCCATCTGTTTTGTGTTTTCGAAGAGCAAGGGTGGAGCCAGTGAGCGATGTCAACTTTGACAAGGCGGTGCCAGGGAATACTGGAGAGCATGGTGATCCTCTGAGCATGGTGAAGAGTTGGTGTCAAGGGTTGTCTAAGCGAGAGGAGGATATGtcacaaagaaaaaaggaacgGGAAGCTGCGCTTCTTCGTGATAAAGCCGAAGTGGACGGCAGAAATATCCAGCTTAACGGTCACTCGCCAATGAACCCCCGGCGACCAAGTAACGCAGGACCAGCTCTAACAGCAGCAGGCGTCATGTACCCGACACCGCCGGATGGAGTTCTTCAGCCAGGAGTTATGCCCTTGTTCGATGGGACAACGGTCAGCCCAGCGAatctccccccccaaaatgTGGTGGTCGATATGGAAGTAAATATACAACAGGATGTTTCAATGACGGATGGCTTCGGTGTTGGATGGGATGGTCAGGAGTCGAAACCTGAACCAACAACGGCTGGGTTCACAGACGAGCATATGTATGGCGATTTGGACGAGGATATGTTTGGAGGAAACGAACTCACGGATGCGGACTTCAGCTTCTTTGATCAGCCAGCGGATAAACTGGATCTAGACTCTCATCAAGTGGACGGCACCGGGCCTTCTATGGACCTCCAGTTAACGAATAACACAGCGGCTCAAGAACCCGGACGAGCTACCCAAGGACCGAATAGTCGTCAACCAGGCCCTACAAATGCACAACCACAGTTTACGAAACCTGAACTTAAACACGCTCGCAGTATTCTCGCTGAGAGTCGACAGCAAATAAACGCCCAAAATTTTAATCATAATTCGGCAGTGGGTATCAAGAGGCAGACCAGTCCCTTCAACCCAGAAACTGTCTTCAAGAAAATCAAAGCCTCCCTTCAGCCAGTACCTCCCTCACGGGTGGCACCCAAAGGCGGTCCTCCGCGGCGCCGGAGCGTGTTTGAGAGGGTGGAATTCAACCCTGCCCTTTCACTTGATAGCGTCAAATATCAAGCGAGCGGACCATTTACGTACCAGCCACCAACACTCAACACCTATCTGCCAAACGAGGGCCCTCTAACCACCGGTCGCCTGCTCGGATCTGCCAAACAACGGCGAAACATCAAAGAGTTGTCGTTTGATCTGCTTGGCTTACAGAAGAGGATCAACGGTGCAGGTGCCAGTCCAGCCAAAAGAGACGAAGGACTGTCGGATGACGACGAAAGTAGTTTGGAATCGGATGATGATACGACAAGCAATGTCAGCGCACGCGCCTCTTCTCCAGCAAAGTCGATTGTGCTGAGAAGGCGGCCTGACGATGATGTTATTTCCATGGCGGCTTCGTTCAAGGACCTGGAGAATTATGCCACCGACTCCCCCGGTTATTCTCCGAATGACATGATCCGCCTTTCCAACTCGGAAGTGCCAGAGTTGTCGCTGACGAGGTGGTTTGCAGACCCGGAGCCGGTGCCGCTCCGTATATCTGTCTCGGACGATGATTTTATTACTGTTGCGCAGGTCCTTACCGAGCAAGCGGCTGGTGGGACTTTGAGGTTGCAGCCAGAAAGACCATGCTCCGAGATCCGGGACACACGTCAGGGGTTGGTAGATGCCATTCGATACTCTATTCAGGGACTTCAACGGGCTTTGCCACGGGCACTGATGGGTGCGACTGAGTGCCATTTTCGGGCGTTTGCTGAGGTTCAGGATGTGCCATTATTGGTTCAGCCAGTCCAGCCACAGAGTCGGGTGCAAATGAGGCCGGCTGATCTAGGCAGGCCAACATTTCAAATACTGCCAGTACCCCATATTGAAGTCCGTCGCAATAATGGCCAGCTAGCGCTGTTACCTTCAGCACTTACCTTCTGGGAGAGCTTGGGTCTTGGTCCAGCGCAAGGTGCCAAAGATGTTGTcgctgtgtgtgtgtttccACACGGAGAAGGCATGCGGGACAATGCTACCGTCTtcttggagaggatgagaagCATGTACGAGTTGATGAATTTTGGAAGTCATGCCAAGCTGCCCACGACGGCGAGTATTGTGGACGGGCTTGTCTCTGTCCCAATCGATCAGGGGTTTGTCTCTCCCGGTATGCATCTTTCCAGGCCTCACTCAATCTACACCGACCACATGGCCAACTTGGCCCTATCACTCGCCAACGTGCCAATGACGGAGAAGAACTTTGTCGTGTATTTCGCATACAACCCGGAAAACCCGACGTCCATCGTGGATTCCTGCTGCGCCTTCCAGGAGTTATTTGAACATTACAAACGCTGCATGCTAGAGAGGAAAAAGCAGATCCTCAACGAACTCGTCCTCCAACTCATCCCGCTCGACCTCATTGCGTCGGATACCTCGATGGTTGTCTTGCCAACGCCAGAGTGCATGCGCCTCTGCATCGAAACCTACGACCGCTGCACTCTATTCGGTGGCCCTATGCCCGCCCCGGCAATCATCCTCGAGAGCGCCCTGCCCAGGGAAGTCCCCTTTCGAATATCCCCCACCCCGTCCCCGGACGTCCTCCACGAAAACAGCCACATGCATGTCGCCTACGCGCAAAGCACAGACGAGCGCTGGGTGACGGCAGCGTGGACCGACCCCCGCGGCCAAAAGCAAATGACGGCCTCGTACTGCCTAGGCCGAAGGAACAAACCGCTAACCCGCCACATTAGCGAGGTGATATCTGAAATCTGGGAAACGACCTATGACCTCATCTCGTCGTGTAAAGTCTCGTGGAAAATCATCGTCACCAAGTCAGGCGTGATGGAACCCCAGGAAGCGGAGTTGTGGATCGCAAAAAGTCAGGACGAGCACAGGATTGTGACGAGCTTGACgctcgtggtggtggatgcgaACCCGAGCTTGCAGCTTGTGccgccggtggtgaggatgccGCCTGCTGGGGTGCATGCCGCGTTTTATACCACGCCTGTGTCGACGCCGCAGCCGTTTTCGGTGCTGTCGCCTGAACAGGGAAACAATAACCCGCCTACGCCGACGGTTGTGAGTAGTAGTCATAATAACCCGGCGACGCCGAATGATAATACCAATAATGATGGTGGgcaggggggggaagggaatgGGGTCGAGAGGACGGTGGTTGATGTTTGGGATAGTGTTTACTCTGTTGTTGTCGCGCATAGGCTGAGCAATAGTCTGGGTTTGACCGAGATTAATCCTGCTTGGGCGAGCGGGTatttggtgaggaggaatgcGAgtaggggggaggatgtgcctggggtgatggaggtggggttggtgtggTGTGAACAGGTGAATGCCAGGGGTGTTGGGTATGAGGGGGtgctgagggaggtgatgggggagtttagggggttggggacgttggcgagggcgagggggtgtatgacggaggagagggatCTCAGGCCTTGGCatgtgggtgttgttgaacgGGGGTGTAGGGTGTtagggttgttgatgtga
- the MEU1 gene encoding S-methyl-5-thioadenosine phosphorylase (EggNog:ENOG503NV1I; COG:F; BUSCO:EOG09263KB4) — translation MTVSALPTTFDRPVHIAVIGGTGLSQIPGFVPIASVTPTTPWGAPSSPILIIEHSGVPIAFLARHGAHHQIAPHEVPARANIAALRSLGVRSIIAFSAVGSLQEHIKPMDFVVPDQIIDRTKGIRPFTFFEGGVVGHVGFADPFDAKLSAIVQKCAAAMKGDGVVLHKEGTVVCMEGPQFSTRAESNMYRSWGGSVINMSALPEAKLAREAELAYQMICMATDYDCWRNTEGEDVDVAMVMKYMAANSENAKHLVGAVLDELCKQENSALVLAKHWEGSAQGAVKFMTKPEGRDSEAMKRVEFLFPGFWEN, via the exons ATGACCGTCTCGgctctccccaccacctttgACC gGCCCGTCCACATCGCCGTTATCGGCGGAACCGGCCTCTCCCAAATCCCAGGCTTCGTCCCCATCGCCTCCGTAACCCCCACTACCCCCTGGGgcgccccctcctctcccatcctcatcatcgagCACTCGGGCGTCCCCatcgccttcctcgcccgTCACGgcgcccaccaccaaatcGCCCCCCACGAGGTCCCCGCCCGTGCCAACATCGCCGCCCTCCGCTCCCTCGGCGTCCGCTCCATCATCGCCTTCTCCGCCGTCGGCTCCCTCCAAGAGCATATCAAGCCCATGGATTTTGTCGTCCCCGACCAAATCATCGACCGCACCAAGGGCATCCGTCCCTTTACCTTTTTCGAAGGCGGCGTAGTCGGCCACGTCGGCTTCGCCGACCCCTTCGACGCGAAGCTCTCGGCAATCGTCCAGAAGTGCGCCGCGGCCATGAAGGGCGACGGAGTGGTTCTCCACAAGGAGGGGACGGTCGTCTGCATGGAGGGCCCCCAGTTCAGCACCAGGGCCGAGAGCAACATGTACCGCTCCTGGGGCGGTTCCGTCATCAACATGAGCGCGCTTCCCGAGGCCAAGCTCGCAAGGGAGGCCGAGCTGGCCTATCAGATGATCTGCATGGCTACTGATTACGACTGCTGGAGGAAcacggagggggaggatgtggatgtggCCATGGTGATGAAGTATATGGCTGCCAACAGCGAGAACGCCAAGCATCTTGTTGGTGCGGTGCTGGATGAGCTGTGCAAGCAAGAGAATAGCGCTTTGGTGCTGGCGAAGCACTGGGAGGGGAGCGCGCAGGGAGCGGTCAAGTTTATGACCAAGCCTGAGGGGAGGGATTCCGAGGCGATGAAGAGGGTCGAATTTTTGTTTCCGGGTTTTTGGGAGAATTAA
- a CDS encoding hypothetical protein (EggNog:ENOG503PGYB; COG:S) — protein MTGAEAANIAANSPPPPPPPPLELEPLPRNSNGRRPLSIEEVCFTSAMTCFEGLLKLDPAIGTRTMFYVTKFISRTLEKTHALKDVRENLSKSVEVWIWLTRDFAAAIPSLTTRSIGPLASLNDPDKGVTAQESTTLITKNYQSLRDDLQLLIKLMHIARNLLVVPEPEIPQDLCAAAQFDQMLYQTIILCVNVTSKAYDGDILEEGARLKLSEITELYKKLLVTCLQQAHNWIAKNDRNKMSFWSTVLFDEDAMEDSSLYGEGEFRPDVAKTEVQNWYERNSEFSPKARQLLVEYEETVARHGIPPGHLPCISPLAWNWLPEGSVRARADKASDNTKITPQWVEDEPDKFTQDQRYGRVSREVDVWWLKIRDPNYESWVVPMPTVEFAQQRTENCKANLVNRYAHAYRTEEHEVEDSVHSAEGIPPPEGSGEQDTKEGGHYAHDYNDDMIEEEDIDDDESYGEGPMSGLLTEVPNILDPKQIEALHMIVKSCILDNAGLALSNAGENLQKTRCRMFLALECGRSLLREILVFIAVWEKSEQSLIFQLTTQIVEAIHHSALIPYAWQSLRIPKDIISPAQTVLLRLVNNMFRARNADPPKAESKEHLRDVKLLHFLFIQFRSRIVPECAALMHLQAQIRNELCDPSDFPVDSWDMERAKDGLTQFLELLSTVNELQETRHYLIEWEAAYELIVLLKGLEAGVEKATMVQPVPARSAQRQQHDTPDHDDHGYDSEDHPLAPPPPLQEPAHKFPWAGIKGQILHILAGLLQPPNGRNGPGNPEVQDQILRHNGLVPLLNCCVYDDHNRFARERVQICLKWLMDGSNAANKFLRDLVAMNPQPSPQQLAQQAAQQGLRVDGLPSDVRVRTRGTQDEAAPPPRPNLSAVHAPSSRSLPPLVATNAGPGNPGGPPPPPPPGHVPVTAVLEVEVDENGEIDRDTLKEHILPPIRGGGGQQGERNRSEELLRNIMTLADEQAAAAAVAAGAGVGVVEGGVMGGNNNTHPRNRSEELLRDIITLADEAARLAMNSRPGGGGEGDETEEEVEEEEFM, from the exons ATGACAGGAGCCGAGGCCGCAAACATTGCGGcaaactcaccaccaccaccaccaccaccacctctcgaGCTCGAACCATTACCTAGAAACAGTAATGGACGCCGGCCACTCAGCATCGAGGAGGTATGCTTCACCTCGGCCATGACCTGCTTCGAGGGGTTGCTAAAGCTGGACCCCGCCATCGGCACAAGAACCATGTTCTATGTCACCAAGTTCATTTCACGGACTTTGGAAAAAACACATGCCCTCAAGGATGTCAGGGAAAATCTGTCAAAAAGCGTCGAGGTCTGGATATGGTTAACCAGAGACTTTGCCGCTGCCATCCCCAGTTTAACAACCCGTTCCATTGGACCTCTGGCCAGCTTGAATGATCCAGACAAGGGCGTCACGGCTCAGGAGAGCACAACTTTGATCACCAAAAATTACCAATCTTTGAGGGACGATCTTCAGCTGTTGATCAAGTTGATGCACATTGCTAGAAATCTCCTGGTTGTGCCCGAGCCTGAGATCCCCCAAGATTTATGTGCTGCGGCCCAGTTCGACCAGATGCTCTACCAAACCATCATTCTTTGTGTTAATGTCACAAGTAAGGCTTACGACGGCGATATTCTGGAAGAGGGTGCCAGGCTGAAGTTGAGCGAGATCACCGAGCTGT ATAAGAAACTGCTGGTTACGTGTCTTCAACAAGCCCACAACTGGATTGCCAAAAATGACAGAAACAAAATGTCGTTCTGGTCGACTGTTCTTTTCGATGAGGACGCCATGGAAGATAGCAGCCTGtatggagagggagagttCCGGCCTGATGTCGCCAAAACGGAGGTGCAAAACTGGTATGAGCGCAATTCCGAGTTTTCTCCCAAAGCTCGCCAACTCCTCGTTGAATACGAGGAGACGGTAGCACGTCATGGCATTCCTCCAGGACATTTACCATGCATCTCACCACTGGCCTGGAACTGGCTGCCAGAAGGCTCGGTGAGGGCCCGTGCGGACAAGGCATCAGACAACACCAAGATCACGCCGCAATGGGTAGAGGACGAGCCCGACAAGTTCACCCAAGACCAGCGTTATGGACGCGTGTCACGAGAGGTGGATGTCTGGTGGCTCAAGATCCGCGATCCCAATTACGAAAGCTGGGTGGTTCCGATGCCGACGGTCGAGTTTGCCCAGCAGAGAACAGAAAACTGCAAGGCCAATCTCGTCAACCGGTACGCGCATGCCTACAGGACAGAAGAGCACGAGGTTGAGGACTCGGTGCACTCTGCTGAAGGAATCCCACCACCCGAGGGATCGGGAGAGCAAGATACCAAGGAGGGTGGCCATTACGCTCATGACTATAATGACGACATGATCGAAGAGGAAGAcattgacgatgacgagTCCTACGGGGAAGGTCCCATGAGTGGCCTCCTCACCGAGGTGCCCAACATTTTGGATCCCAAGCAGATCGAAGCCCTCCACATGATTGTCAAGTCGTGTATTCTCGACAACGCCGGTCTCGCGCTTAGTAACGCGGGGGAAAATCTGCAAAAGACCAGGTGCAGAATGTTTCTTGCGCTGGAATGCGGACGGAGTTTGCTTCGGGAAATACTCGTCTTCATTGCCGTGTGGGAGAAGTCGGAGCAATCACTCATTTTCCAGCTCACGACGCAGATTGTGGAGGCGATTCACCATAGTGCCCTGATCCCCTACGCCTGGCAGTCGTTGAGAATACCAAAGGATATAATCTCACCCGCTCAGACAGTCTTGCTGCGGCTGGTCAACAACATGTTCCGGGCTCGGAATGCCGATCCACCAAAGGCAGAGTCGAAGGAGCATCTTCGAGATGTCAAGCTTTTGCATTTCCTGTTTATTCAGTTCCGTAGTCGGATTGTACCCGAGTGCGCTGCCTTGATGCATCTTCAGGCGCAGATTAGGAACGAGTTGTGTGATCCATCGGATTTCCCCGTCGACAGCTGGGATATGGAGCGTGCAAAGGATGGGCTGACGCAATTTTTGGAACTCTTGTCAACGGTCAATGAGCTGCAGGAGACGAGGCATTATCTTATCGAGTGGGAGGCGGCTTACGAGCTGATCGTATTGCTCAAGGGACTTGAGGCCGGTGTAGAAAAGGCAACCATGGTTCAGCCAGTGCCTGCCCGTTCTGCCCAACGCCAGCAGCACGATACCCCCGACCATGACGATCACGGTTACGACTCAGAGGACCACCCTctcgctccccctcccccgcttcAGGAGCCAGCACACAAGTTCCCCTGGGCTGGCATAAAAGGCCAGATCCTCCATATTCTGGCCGGTCTGCTCCAACCACCCAACGGGCGAAACGGTCCCGGCAACCCGGAGGTCCAAGACCAAATCCTCCGCCACAACGGTCTCGTCCCCCTACTCAACTGCTGCGTCTATGACGACCACAACCGGTTCGCGAGAGAGCGGGTTCAGATCTGTCTCAAGTGGTTGATGGACGGCTCCAACGCGGCTAACAAATTCCTGAGGGATCTGGTGGCCATGAACCCCCAGCCTAGCCCACAACAACTCGCGCAACAGGCGGCTCAACAGGGTCTTAGGGTAGACGGTCTGCCATCAGATGTTAGAGTTCGCACCCGTGGGACGCAAGATGAagccgctcctcctccgagaCCTAACCTGAGCGCTGTCCACGCCCCTTCAAGCAGGTCCCTGCCTCCCCTGGTAGCGACGAATGCTGGGCCGGGGAATCCAGGgggccctcctcctccgccgccaccggGACATGTACCTGTCAcggcggtgttggaggtggaggtggatgagaatGGGGAGATTGATAGGGATACGCTGAAGGAACATATACTGCCTCCGAtcagggggggtggtggtcaacaAGGGGAGAGGAATAGGTCAGAGGAGTTGTTGAGGAATATTATGACTTTGGCGGATGagcaggctgctgctgctgctgttgcggcgggggcgggggtgggggtggtggaaggtgGAGTGATGGGgggaaataataatactcATCCGAGGAATCGGTCGGAGGAGTTGTTGAGGGATATTATTACGTTGGCGGATGAGGCggcgaggttggcgatgAATAGTCGGCctggggggggtggggagggggatgagacggaggaggaggtggaggaggaggagtttatGTGA
- a CDS encoding hypothetical protein (COG:J; EggNog:ENOG503NUP6), translating to MPVCLWNQALIPTCLVEPVSQHQQRNVDEAAPPSKKAAKKVEAKARKEALKAQRAEARQAPSSAVELDDPAKGFYGQAPTTPIVFSSSAEDISFRNFSDGNVEGKSIILRA from the exons ATGCCCGTCTGTCTCTGGAATCAAGCGCTTATCCCTACCTGTCTGGTCGAGCCAG TcagccagcaccaacaacgcAATGTGGACGAAGCTGCGCCTCCATCCAAAAAGGCGGCGAAAAAGGTCGAAGCCAAGGCCAGAAAGGAGGCATTGAAGGCACAGCGCGCCGAAGCACGCCAGGCACCTTCCTCTGCTGTCGAACTTGATGACCCTGCCAAGGGCTTTTATGGACAAGCTCCTACCACGCCCATCGTCTTTTCGTCCAGTGCCGAAGACATCAGTTTTCGGAACTTTAGCGATGGAAATGTAGAAGGCAAAAGTATCATTCTCAGAGCATAG
- a CDS encoding hypothetical protein (COG:J; EggNog:ENOG503NUP6) has product MVRWIAGINPESFVVIEAGVQRPIEPVKRCRVSNFELRITRCYLLAPAPVILGMTLAAANRPVVDFNDEVIGAKAGVREEEETDKEGPPAASMLVHLDNIAMHKRAPVQQAIADIRMEMKHLFRSYLKARGFKEFEPPSLLAQHLKVAAMFSEAFLAQSPQFYKQFEIAGGRKRVFSIAPVFRAENSNTPRHMTEFTGLDLEMEIRHDYSEVLYLLEGVLLYIFRQVHRIFKDEIELVRSLYPSSEILLPEPGQKVRLTFTQAQQLLREEGPAEFRHVRDDEDMTTPQEKALGALVRQKFNTDFYVVDKFPETARPFYAKLDDTTAAGSAKGAVKVTNAFDMFLQGQEILSGGQRINHPDELEARIRAKGIDPASPGIDGYVQVFRQVGVPPHGGGGIGLDRIVAWYLGLPSVHLAAYYPRTPRRLLP; this is encoded by the exons ATGGTGAGGTGGATCGCTGGAATCAACCCTGAGAGCTTCGTGGTGATTGAGGCCGGGGTACAGCGACCGATCGAACCTGTCAAGCGCTGCCGGGTGTCGAACTTTGAGCTTCGGATCACAAGATGCTATTTGCTGGCACCAGCACCGGTTATTCTGGGCATGACACTGGCCGCCGCCAACCGACCAGTTGTTGACTTCAATGATGAAGTTATCGGGGCCAAAGCTGGTGtcagagaggaagaagagaccGATAAGGAGGGGCCCCCAGCCGCAAGTATGCTTGTGCATTTGGACAATATCGCCATGCACAAACGAGCTCCGGTTCAACAGGCCATTGCG GACATCCGCATGGAAATGAAACATCTGTTTCGGTCGTACCTCAAGGCTCGGGGCTTCAAGGAATTCGAACCACCCTCTCTGTTGGCGCAGCATCTGAAGGTGGCAGCAATGTTTTCC GAGGCTTTCCTTGCTCAGTCGCCGCAGTTCTACAAACAATTCGAGATTGCTGGGGGGAGAAAACGCGTGTTCAGCATCGCACCAGTTTTCCGCGCTGAGAATTCCAACACTCCCCGTCACATGACTGAATTTACGGGCCTCGATCTCGAAATGGAAATTCGTCACGACTACAGTGAGGTTCTCTATCTTCTGGAAGGGGTTCTTCTTTATATATTCCGCCAAGTCCACCGGATTTTCAAGGACGAGATTGAACTCGTCCGCTCCCTCTACCCGTCTAGCGAGATACTTTTGCCCGAACCTGGCCAGAAGGTTCGCCTAACGTTTACACAGGCTCAACAACTTCTTCGCGAGGAAGGGCCGGCGGAGTTCCGTCATGTGCGCGATGACGAGGATATGACTACACCACAGGAGAAGGCACTCGGCGCCTTGGTGAGGCAGAAGTTCAATACGGACTTTTACGTCGTCGACAAGTTTCCCGAAACTGCCAGGCCGTTCTACGCAAAGCTGGACGACACGACAGCGGCAGGCTCAGCTAAAGGTGCTGTCAAGGTCACGAATGCGTTCGACATGTTTCTGCAAGGACAGGAGATCCTCTCTGGTGGGCAGCGCATCAACCATCCGGACGAGCTGGAGGCCCGCATCAGGGCTAAAGGTATTGATCCCGCGAGTCCTGGTATCGATGGTTATGTTCAGGTGTTCCGCCAGGTTGGTGTGCCGCCccatggcggtggcggtatTGGCCTTGACCGCATCGTTGCGTGGTACCTGGGCCTCCCGAGCGTTCACCTCGCGGCTTACTATCCGAGGACTCCGCGAAGACTGTTGCCATGA